A single window of Silurus meridionalis isolate SWU-2019-XX chromosome 11, ASM1480568v1, whole genome shotgun sequence DNA harbors:
- the LOC124393120 gene encoding mucin-12-like isoform X10, whose protein sequence is MWCCKRLWLLLIALVHILDVRALGVWNRRPAQDWYSVDVKMGLDQTQGSSFLPDGGHNSTARRDESKANAGALQNSVVSHAGLSSSDALGTGFSGQSENIFNTIQGFQTQNVGLCAQSTSDQDVPTPEIQTSHGVQSFGMSNHQGLPSPCGGSQTGPAFIVTQQTSENAMSSGSMLGTSSFTNGYQTQGLTGYGLFQGLVSQFGSSQTQPGTNQLSFAPASTVTQQVTDSATTGGSSSFSIPSSPSGSQSPSAYWLSLGLSSPYGGFQTQPGTNQLGSVPASTVTQQVTDSATTGGSPSGSQSSTGYGLFQGLVSQFGSSQTQPGTNQLSSAPASTVTQQVTDSATTGGSPSGSQSSTGYGLFQGLVSQFGSSQTQPGTNQLSSAPASTVTQQVTDSATTGGSSSFSIPSSPSGSQSPSAYWLSLGLSSPYGGFQTQPGTNQLGSVPASTVTQQVTDSATTGGSPSGSQSSTGYGLFQGLVSQFGSSQTQPGTNQLSSAPASTVTQQVTDSATTGGSPSGSQSPSAYWLSLGLSSPYGGFQTQPGTNQLGSVPASTVTQQVTDSATTGDSPSGSQSSTGYGLFQGLVSQFGSSQTQPGTNQLSSAPASTVTQQVTDSATTGGSPSGSQSSTGYGLFQGLVSQFGSSQTQPGTNQLSSAPASTVTQQVTDSATTGGSSSFSIPSSPSGSQSPSAYWLSLGLSSPYGGFQTQPGTNQLSFAPASTVTQQVTDSATTGGSPSGSQSPSAYWLSLGLSSPYGGFQTQPGTNQLSSAPASTVTQQVTDSATTGGSPSGSQSSTGYGLFQGLVSQFGSSQTQPGTNQLSSAPASTVTQQVTDSATTGGSSSFSIPSSPSGSQSPSAYWLSLGLSSPYVGFQTQPGTNQLGSVPASTVTQQVTDSAPTGGSPSGSQSSTGYGLFQGLVSQFGSSQTQPGTNQLSSAPALTVTQQSAETGPSISPPVSVSSSLSGSQSPSAYWLSLGLSSPYGGFQTQPGTNQLASVPASTVTQQVTDSATTGGSSSFSISSSPSGSQSSTGYGLFQGLVNQFGSTQTQPGTNQLSSAPASTVTQQSAETGPSISPPVSLSSSLSGSHSPSAYWLSLGLSSPYGGFQTQPGTNQLSSAPASTVTQQVTDSATTGGSSSFSIPSSPSGSQSSTGYGLFQGLVSQFGSSQTQQGTNQLSSAPASTVTQQSAESGPSISPPVSLSSSLSGSQSPSAYWLSLGLSSPFGGFQTQPGTNQLGSVPASTVTQQVTDSAPTGGSPSGSQSSTGYGLFQGLVSQFGSSQTQPGTNQLSFAPASTVTQQVTDSATTGGSSSFSIPSSPSGSQSPSAYWLSLGLSSPYGGFQTQPGTNQLGSVPASTVTQQVTDSATTGDSPSGSQSSTGYGLFQGLVSQFGSSQTQPGTNQLSSAPALTVTQQVTDSATTGGSPSGSQSPSAYWLSLGLSSPYGGFQTQPGTNQLGSVPASTVTQQVTDSATTGGSSSFSIPSSPSGSQSPSAYWLSLGLSSPYGGFQTQPGTNQLGSVPASTVTQQVTDSATTGDSPSGSQSSTGYGLFQGLVSQFGSSQTQPGTNQLSSAPASTVTQQVTDSATTGGSPSGSQSSTGYGLFQGLVSQFGSSQTQPGTNQLSFAPASTVTQQVTDSATTGGSSSFSIPSSPSGSQSPSAYWLSLGLSSPYGGFQTQPGTNQLGSVPASTVTQQVTDSATTGGSPSGSQSSTGYGLFQGLVSQFGSSQTQPGTNQLSSAPASTVTQQVTDSATTGGSSSFSIPSSPSGSQSPSAYWLSLGLSSPYGGFQTQPGTNQLGSVPASTVTQQVTDSATTGGSPSGSQSPSAYWLSLGLSSPYGGFQTQPGTNQLGSVPASTVTQQVTDSATTGGSPSGSQSSTGYGLFQGLVSQFGSSQTQPGTNQLSFAPASTVTQQVTDSATTGGSSSFSIPSSPSGSQSPSAYWLSLGLSSPYGGFQTQPGTNQLGSVPASTVTQQVTDSATTGGSPSGSQSSTGYGLFQGLVSQFGSSQTQPGTNQLSSAPASTVTQQVTDSATTGGSPSGSQSSTGYGLFQGLVSQFGSSQTQPGTNQLSSAPASTVTQQVTDSATTGGSPSGSQSSTGYGLFQGLVSQFGSSQTQPGTNQLSSAPASTVTQQVTDSATTGGSSSFSIPSSPSGSQSPSAYWLSLGLSSPYGGFQTQPGTNQLSSAPASTVTQQVTDSATTGGSSSFSIPSSPSGSQSSTGYGLFQGLSSPYGGFQTQPGTNQLSSAPASTVTQQVTDSATTGGSPSGSQSSTGYGLFQGLSSHDGGFQTQPGTNQLSSAPASTVTQQVTDSATTGGSSSFSIPSSPSGSQSSTGYGLFQGLVSQFGSSQTQQGTNQLSSAPASTVTQQSAESGPSISPPVSLSSSLSGSQSPSAYWLSLGLSSPFGGFQTQPGTNQLGSVPASTVTQQVTDSATTGGSSSFSISSSPSGSQSSTGYGLFQGLVNQFGSTQTQPGTNQLSSAPASTVTQQSAETGPSISPPVSLSSSLSGSQSSTGYGLFQGLSSHDGGFQTQPGTNQLSSAPASTVTQQVTDSSTTGGSSSFSIPSSPSGSQSPSAYWLSLGLSSPYGGFQTQPGTNQLGSVPASTVTQQVTDSGTTGGSPSGSQSSSGYGLFQGLVSQSGSSQTQPGTNQLSSVPALTVTQQSVESGPSISPPVSLSSSLSGSQSPSAYWLSLGLSSPYGGFQTQQGTNQLSSAPASTVTQQVTGSATTGGSPSGSQSSTGYGLSQQGTNYLGSVTALTSSSASSAFQSQTLSQEQSHNVQQLGTFNQMLPAFWFGHQSCKNNVFSGSSNISKLTSH, encoded by the exons ATGTGGTGCTGCAAAAG GCTCTGGTTACTCTTAATTGCTTTAGTTCACATACTGGATGTAAGGGCACTTGGAG TGTGGAACAGAAGGCCTGCACAGGATTGGTACAGTGTTGATGTAAAGATGGGTCTTGATCAGACTCAAGGAAGCAGTTTCCTTCCTGATGGTGGCCACAACTCCACAGCCAGGAGGGATGAAAGTAAAGCCAATGCTGGAGCTTTGCAAAATAGTGTAGTCTCTCATGCAGGCTTATCTTCATCAGATGCCCTGGGAACTGGATTTTCTGGTCAGTCAGAGAATATATTTAACACCATTCAAGGCTTCCAAACTCAGAATGTTGGTTTGTGTGCTCAATCCACATCTGATCAGGATGTTCCAACCCCTGAGATTCAGACCAGCCATGGGGTTCAATCTTTTGGCATGTCAAACCATCAAGGGCTTCCAAGCCCATGTGGTGGTAGTCAAACAGGCCCTGCCTTTATTGTGACTCAGCAGACCTCAGAAAATGCAATGTCCAGTGGTTCAATGCTTGGTACATCAAGCTTTACCAATGGTTATCAAACCCAAGGCTTGACTGGCTATGGACTGTTTCAAGGGCTTGTGAGCCAGTTTGGTAGTTCCCagacacagccaggcacaaatcaaCTGAGTTTTGCTCCTGCTTCAACTGTGACCCAGCAGGTAACTGACAGTGCTACAACAGGAGGCTCCTCTAGTTTCAGCATCCCAAGCTCtcctagtggttctcaaagccCCTCTGCCTATTGGCTTTCCCTAGGCCTTTCCAGCCCATATGGTGGTTTCCagacacagccaggcacaaatcaaCTGGGCTCTGTTCCTGCTTCAACTGTGACCCAGCAGGTAACTGACAGTGCTACAACAGGAGGCTCtcctagtggttctcaaagctcAACTGGCTATGGACTGTTTCAAGGACTTGTGAGCCAGTTTGGTAGTTCCCagacacagccaggcacaaatcaactgagttctgctcctgcttcaactgtgacccagcaggtaactgacagtgctacaacaggaggctctcctagtggttctcaaagctcAACTGGTTATGGACTGTTTCAAGGACTTGTGAGCCAGTTTGGTAGTTCCCagacacagccaggcacaaatcaaCTGAGTTCTGCTCCTGCTTCAACTGTGACCCAGCAGGTAACTGACAGTGCTACAACAGGAGGCTCCTCTAGTTTCAGCATCCCAAGCTCtcctagtggttctcaaagccCCTCTGCCTATTGGCTTTCCCTAGGCCTTTCCAGCCCATATGGTGGTTTCCagacacagccaggcacaaatcaaCTGGGCTCTGTTCCTGCTTCAACTGTGACCCAGCAGGTAACTGACAGTGCTACAACAGGAGGCTCtcctagtggttctcaaagctcAACTGGCTATGGACTGTTTCAAGGACTTGTGAGCCAGTTTGGTAGTTCCCagacacagccaggcacaaatcaactgagttctgctcctgcttcaactgtgacccagcaggtaactgacagtgctacaacaggaggctctcctagtggttctcaaagccCCTCTGCCTATTGGCTTTCCCTAGGCCTTTCCAGCCCTTATGGTGGTTTCCagacacagccaggcacaaatcaaCTGGGCTCTGTTCCTGCTTCAACTGTGACCCAGCAGGTAACTGACAGTGCTACAACAGGAGACTCtcctagtggttctcaaagctcAACTGGCTATGGACTGTTTCAAGGACTTGTGAGCCAGTTTGGTAGTTCCCagacacagccaggcacaaatcaactgagttctgctcctgcttcaactgtgacccagcaggtaactgacagtgctacaacaggaggctctcctagtggttctcaaagctcAACTGGTTATGGACTGTTTCAAGGACTTGTGAGCCAGTTTGGTAGTTCCCagacacagccaggcacaaatcaaCTGAGTTCTGCTCCTGCTTCAACTGTGACCCAGCAGGTAACTGACAGTGCTACAACAGGAG GCTCCTCTAGTTTCAGCATCCCAAGCTCtcctagtggttctcaaagccCCTCTGCCTATTGGCTTTCCCTAGGCCTTTCCAGCCCATATGGTGGCTTCCagacacagccaggcacaaatcaactgagttttgctcctgcttcaactgtgacccagcaggtaactgacagtgctacaacaggaggctctcctagtggttctcaaagccCCTCTGCCTATTGGCTTTCCCTAGGCCTTTCCAGCCCTTATGGTGGTTTCCagacacagccag gcacaaatcaaCTGAGTTCTGCTCCTGCTTCAACTGTGACCCAGCAGGTAACTGACAGTGCTACAACAGGAG GCTCtcctagtggttctcaaagctcAACTGGTTATGGACTGTTTCAAGGACTTGTGAGCCAGTTTGGTAGTTCCCagacacagccaggcacaaatcaactgagttctgctcctgcttcaactgtgacccagcaggtaactgacagtgctacaacaggag GCTCCTCTAGTTTCAGCATCCCAAGCTCtcctagtggttctcaaagccCCTCTGCCTATTGGCTTTCCCTAGGCCTTTCCAGCCCTTATGTTGGTTTCCAGACACAGCCAGGAACAAATCAACTGGGCTCTGTTCCTGCTTCAACTGTGACCCAGCAGGTAACTGACAGTGCTCCAACAGGAGGCTCtcctagtggttctcaaagctcAACTGGCTATGGACTGTTTCAAGGACTTGTGAGCCAGTTTGGTAGTTCCCagacacagccaggcacaaatcaaCTGAGTTCTGCTCCTGCTTTAACTGTGACCCAACAGTCTGCTGAGACTGGACCATCCATTAGCCCTCCTGTTTCAGTGTCCTCCAGTTTGAGTGGTTCTCAAAGCCCCTCTGCCTATTGGCTTTCCCTAGGCCTTTCCAGCCCATATGGTGGTTTCCagacacagccaggcacaaatcaaCTGGCCTCTGTTCCTGCTTCAACTGTGACCCAGCAGGTAACTGACAGTGCTACAACAGGAGGCTCCTCTAGTTTCAGCATCTCCAGCTCtcctagtggttctcaaagctcAACTGGCTATGGACTGTTTCAAGGACTTGTGAACCAGTTTGGTAGTACCCagacacagccaggcacaaatcaaCTGAGTTCTGCTCCTGCTTCAACTGTGACCCAACAGTCTGCTGAGACTGGACCATCCATTAGCCCTCCTGTTTCATTGTCCTCCAGTTTGAGTGGTTCTCACAGCCCCTCTGCCTATTGGCTTTCCCTAGGCCTTTCCAGCCCATATGGTGGTTTCCagacacagccaggcacaaatcaactgagttctgctcctgcttcaactgtgacccagcaggtaactgacagtgctacaacaggag GCTCCTCTAGTTTCAGCATCCCAAGCTCtcctagtggttctcaaagctcAACTGGCTATGGACTGTTTCAAGGACTTGTGAGCCAGTTTGGTAGTTCCCAGACACAGCAAGGCACAAATCAACTGAGTTCTGCTCCTGCTTCAACTGTAACCCAACAGTCTGCTGAGAGTGGACCATCCATTAGCCCTCCTGTTTCATTGTCCTCCAGTTTGAGTGGGTCTCAAAGCCCCTCTGCCTATTGGCTTTCCCTAGGCCTTTCCAGCCCATTTGGTGGTTTCCAGACACAGCCAGGAACAAATCAACTGGGCTCTGTTCCTGCTTCAACTGTGACCCAGCAGGTAACTGACAGTGCTCCAACAGGAGGCTCtcctagtggttctcaaagctcAACTGGCTATGGACTGTTTCAAGGACTTGTGAGCCAGTTTGGTAGTTCCCagacacagccaggcacaaatcaaCTGAGTTTTGCTCCTGCTTCAACTGTGACCCAGCAGGTAACTGACAGTGCTACAACAGGAGGCTCCTCTAGTTTCAGCATCCCAA gctctcctagtggttctcaaagccCCTCTGCCTATTGGCTTTCCCTAGGCCTTTCCAGCCCTTATGGTGGTTTCCagacacagccaggcacaaatcaaCTGGGCTCTGTTCCTGCTTCAACTGTGACCCAGCAGGTAACTGACAGTGCTACAACAGGAGACTCtcctagtggttctcaaagctcAACTGGCTATGGACTGTTTCAAGGACTTGTGAGCCAGTTTGGTAGTTCCCagacacagccaggcacaaatcaactgagttctgctcctgctttaactgtgacccagcaggtaactgacagtgctacaacaggaggctctcctagtggttctcaaagccCCTCTGCCTATTGGCTTTCCCTAGGCCTTTCCAGCCCTTATGGTGGTTTCCagacacagccaggcacaaatcaaCTGGGCTCTGTTCCTGCTTCAACTGTGACCCAGCAGGTAACTGACAGTGCTACAACAGGAG GCTCCTCTAGTTTCAGCATCCCAA gctctcctagtggttctcaaagccCCTCTGCCTATTGGCTTTCCCTAGGCCTTTCCAGCCCTTATGGTGGTTTCCagacacagccaggcacaaatcaaCTGGGCTCTGTTCCTGCTTCAACTGTGACCCAGCAGGTAACTGACAGTGCTACAACAGGAGACTCtcctagtggttctcaaagctcAACTGGCTATGGACTGTTTCAAGGACTTGTGAGCCAGTTTGGTAGTTCCCagacacagccag gcacaaatcaactgagttctgctcctgcttcaactgtgacccagcaggtaactgacagtgctacaacaggaggctctcctagtggttctcaaagctcAACTGGTTATGGACTGTTTCAAGGACTTGTGAGCCAGTTTGGTAGTTCCCagacacagccaggcacaaatcaaCTGAGTTTTGCTCCTGCTTCAACTGTGACCCAGCAGGTAACTGACAGTGCTACAACAGGAGGCTCCTCTAGTTTCAGCATCCCAAGCTCtcctagtggttctcaaagccCCTCTGCCTATTGGCTTTCCCTAGGCCTTTCCAGCCCATATGGTGGTTTCCagacacagccaggcacaaatcaaCTGGGCTCTGTTCCTGCTTCAACTGTGACCCAGCAGGTAACTGACAGTGCTACAACAGGAGGCTCtcctagtggttctcaaagctcAACTGGCTATGGACTGTTTCAAGGACTTGTGAGCCAGTTTGGTAGTTCCCagacacagccaggcacaaatcaactgagttctgctcctgcttcaactgtgacccagcaggtaactgacagtgctacaacaggag GCTCCTCTAGTTTCAGCATCCCAAGCTCtcctagtggttctcaaagccCCTCTGCCTATTGGCTTTCCCTAGGCCTTTCCAGCCCATATGGTGGTTTCCagacacagccaggcacaaatcaaCTGGGCTCTGTTCCTGCTTCAACTGTGACCCAGCAGGTAACTGACAGTGCTACAACAGGAG gctctcctagtggttctcaaagccCCTCTGCCTATTGGCTTTCCCTAGGCCTTTCCAGCCCTTATGGTGGTTTCCagacacagccaggcacaaatcaaCTGGGCTCTGTTCCTGCTTCAACTGTGACCCAGCAGGTAACTGACAGTGCTACAACAGGAGGCTCtcctagtggttctcaaagctcAACTGGCTATGGACTGTTTCAAGGACTTGTGAGCCAGTTTGGTAGTTCCCagacacagccaggcacaaatcaaCTGAGTTTTGCTCCTGCTTCAACTGTGACCCAGCAGGTAACTGACAGTGCTACAACAGGAGGCTCCTCTAGTTTCAGCATCCCAAGCTCtcctagtggttctcaaagccCCTCTGCCTATTGGCTTTCCCTAGGCCTTTCCAGCCCATATGGTGGTTTCCagacacagccaggcacaaatcaaCTGGGCTCTGTTCCTGCTTCAACTGTGACCCAGCAGGTAACTGACAGTGCTACAACAGGAGGCTCtcctagtggttctcaaagctcAACTGGCTATGGACTGTTTCAAGGACTTGTGAGCCAGTTTGGTAGTTCCCagacacagccaggcacaaatcaactgagttctgctcctgcttcaactgtgacccagcaggtaactgacagtgctacaacaggaggctctcctagtggttctcaaagctcAACTGGTTATGGACTGTTTCAAGGACTTGTGAGCCAGTTTGGTAGTTCCCagacacagccaggcacaaatcaaCTGAGTTCTGCTCCTGCTTCAACTGTGACCCAGCAGGTAACTGACAGTGCTACAACAGGAG GCTCtcctagtggttctcaaagctcAACTGGTTATGGACTGTTTCAAGGACTTGTGAGCCAGTTTGGTAGTTCCCagacacagccaggcacaaatcaactgagttctgctcctgcttcaactgtgacccagcaggtaactgacagtgctacaacaggag GCTCCTCTAGTTTCAGCATCCCAAGCTCtcctagtggttctcaaagccCCTCTGCCTATTGGCTTTCCCTAG GCCTTTCCAGCCCATATGGTGGTTTCCagacacagccaggcacaaatcaaCTGAGTTCTGCTCCTGCTTCAACTGTGACCCAGCAGGTAACTGACAGTGCTACAACAGGAGGCTCCTCTAGTTTCAGCATCCCAAGCTCtcctagtg GTTCTCAAAGCTCAACTGGCTATGGACTGTTTCAAGGACTTTCCAGCCCATATGGTGGTTTCCagacacagccaggcacaaatcaactgagttctgctcctgcttcaactgtgacccagcaggtaactgacagtgctacaacaggaggctctcctagtggttctcaaagctcAACTGGCTATGGACTGTTTCAAGGACTTTCCAGCCATGATGGTGGTTTCCagacacagccaggcacaaatcaaCTGAGTTCTGCTCCTGCTTCAACTGTGACCCAGCAGGTAACTGACAGTGCTACAACAGGAG GCTCCTCTAGTTTCAGCATCCCAAGCTCtcctagtggttctcaaagctcAACTGGCTATGGACTGTTTCAAGGACTTGTGAGCCAGTTTGGTAGTTCCCAGACACAGCAAGGCACAAATCAACTGAGTTCTGCTCCTGCTTCAACTGTAACCCAACAGTCTGCTGAGAGTGGACCATCCATTAGCCCTCCTGTTTCATTGTCCTCCAGTTTGAGTGGGTCTCAAAGCCCCTCTGCCTATTGGCTTTCCCTAGGCCTTTCCAGCCCATTTGGTGGTTTCCAGACACAGCCAGGAACAAATCAACTGGGCTCTGTTCCTGCTTCAACTGTGACCCAGCAGGTAACTGACAGTGCTACAACAGGAG GCTCCTCTAGTTTCAGCATCTCCAGCTCtcctagtggttctcaaagctcAACTGGCTATGGACTGTTTCAAGGACTTGTGAACCAGTTTGGTAGTACCCagacacagccaggcacaaatcaaCTGAGTTCTGCTCCTGCTTCAACTGTGACCCAACAGTCTGCTGAGACTGGACCATCCATTAGCCCTCCTGTTTCATTGTCCTCCAGTTTGAGTGGTTCTCAAAGCTCAACTGGCTATGGACTGTTTCAAGGACTTTCCAGCCATGATGGTGGTTTCCagacacagccaggcacaaatcaaCTGAGTTCTGCTCCTGCTTCAACTGTGACCCAGCAGGTAACTGACAGTTCTACAACAGGTGGGTCCTCTAGTTTCAGCATCCCAAGCTCtcctagtggttctcaaagccCCTCTGCCTATTGGCTTTCCCTAGGCCTTTCCAGCCCATATGGTGGTTTCCagacacagccaggcacaaatcaaCTGGGCTCTGTTCCTGCTTCAACTGTAACCCAGCAGGTAACTGACAGTGGTACAACAGGAGGCTCtcctagtggttctcaaagctcATCTGGCTATGGACTGTTTCAAGGACTTGTGAGCCAGTCTGGTAGTTCCCagacacagccaggcacaaatcaaCTGAGTTCTGTTCCTGCTTTAACTGTGACCCAACAGTCTGTTGAGAGTGGACCATCCATTAGCCCTCCTGTTTCATTGTCCTCCAGTTTGAGTGGTTCTCAAAGCCCCTCTGCCTATTGGCTTTCCCTAGGCCTTTCCAGCCCATATGGTGGTTTCCAGACACAGCAAGGCACAAATCAACTGAGTTCTGCTCCTGCTTCAACTGTGACCCAGCAGGTAACTGGCAGTGCTACAACAGGAGGCTCtcctagtggttctcaaagctcAACTGGCTATGGACTGTCACAGCAAGGCACAAATTATTTGGGCTCTGTTACTGCTTTAACTAGTAGCTCTGCTTCCAGTGCATTTCAAAGCCAAACTTTGTCTCAAGAACAGAGCCATAATGTACAGCAACTTGGGACCTTCAATCAGATGCTTCCTGCTTTTTGGTTTGGCCACCAGTCTTGTAAAAATAACGTGTTCAGTGGTTCTTCCAATATTTCCAAGCTTACCTCACATTAA